AATCCTTTGAAATAAAATAAAAATCTGCCCCAACAGGTAAAATATCTGGCAAAGAGCCATCTTTAGAAGAGTTAATCAGTTTTTCATATCCGTCTTTGTATGAAAGAGGCTCAAAATCTATTACCACACCCGGGTATTTGTACTGAAATAATTCTATTTTCTTTTTTATAAATTTAAATCCTCCCGGGTCTCCTATTGAAGGATGAGGAAAATCCCAAAAAGTTATTATCCCCCTAAACTCCTCTTCTACCTGATTTTTTTCTTGTATTTGTTCTTTTTCATAAAGATTCATATAGTAAGGCCAATATATAAGAAAAAATATCACTAACAAATATAACAAAATAGTAAAAGGCTTTCTCACATTAACCACCTCTTACTATCTATATTCTAAAAATTACTCTTGATTCTAGTGTAAAAAGCCTCTTTTCTTTATGAAGAAGTATAAATATAAAATAGATTGAATAAATAAACATAAAAATATAGGTAGTACAAATTTTCATAGAATTATGTTAGAATCAAAGAAGCAAAAATTACAACAAATGGGGTGTTGCACTTGTTTAGAGAAAACAGCGACCATCTCCAACAATCATTATTTGAAAGTGTTAACTTCATGGATTCAAGGATAAAGGCTAAACTAGAAAAATCATGGGCACCCATATTCTATAAATACGTGTTCTGCAACATCGATGAAAAACCCTTTTCAGTTTTATACAGTGATACAGGAAGGCCTAATTTCCCGGTTAACATACTCCTTTCCCTGGAATACATAAAACACCTTAAAAACTACTCTGATGATGAACTTATCGAAAACTTCAACTTCAATTACCTGATAAATTACGCTGTAGGAATAAGGACATTAGGAGGCATGAACCTTTCAGAGAAAACCTTGTATGACTTTAGATCAAGAATATACCAATACCTCATAAAACATCCTGAACAAGAAGACTTGATATTCGGGCAGTTTTTAAATCTTACCAGGATTTTTGCCAAAGAAGCAGGCATATCCATAAAAGAACAGCGCATGGACTCCACCATGTTCATGTCAAACATCAAAAAAGCAGGAAGAATCGCCCTTGCCTTTGATGTACTTTACAGGGCAGTAAAATCCATCCCTGAAGATAGACTTTCAGAGAACCTGAAAGAAGTTCTTAACCCTGAATTCAAGACAGAAGTGATACACAAAACCAAGCCTTCAGAAAGCGAAAGCAGGCTCGAAATGCTCTTGAATCTGTGCCAGGAAGCAAAGGAAACAATCGAAAATATTCCCGGACTTGGGAAATCCGATGCATATAGAATCCTCACAAGATTCCTGTCAGAACAGGCATACTACGACGAAAAAACCAAGAAGCTTAAGGCCAAAGACAGCAAAAGCATACCCAGCGACTCCCTTCAGTCAGCATACGATGAGGATGCCACTTATCGCAAGAAGGGGAACAAAGTTGAAAGCGGATACGTTTTAAACCTTAGCGAAACCTGTTCAAAAGAAAATCCCTTCCAGCTCATAACAGACTATACGGTAGAAAAGAACATAAAAAGCGATGTAGAACTTTTAAAAGAAAGACTACCTATTGTAAAACAAAATACCGAATGCCAAGAAGTCTATGTAGACGGTGGTTATTACTCCGAAGAAGTAGTGCAAATTGCAAAAGAAAACGGTGTGGAACTCCACTTTACCGACTTAAGCGGCAGGAAGCCTATTTCTAGGATATCAGTGACCGAATATGAAATAGATGAAGAAACGAAAGTGATAACGAAGTGCCCAAGGGGAATAATACCCATCCATGCCGGTGTTAAGAAGGGGCAGACGGTGGCCCATTTTCCAAAAGAAGCCTGTGCAATGTGTGAATTGAAAAATCAATGTTACTGCAAAGAACAGAAAAAAGATTACGTGGTGAGGATAAATCTAAAATCGATAGAAGCAGCCAAACAACGGGAAAAGATAGAATGTAGGTGTGAGGAAGACAAGAGCAAAAGAGCTGCAATAGAAGGTACCAATTCAGCCTTGAAGAGGGGTCATGGTCTTTCGAAGCTTCGAGTAAGGGGACTTGTAAAATGTAGAGTAAACGTAGGCTTAAAGGTATTGGCCCAGAACTTTAAGCGTTTTGCAAGATACATGTTGGAGCGAGCTAAAAAAGCTATTCCAGAGATCCAAGGGGGAGGTGTGCCCATATTGGCCCAATAAATGGTAATAACGTATTATAAAGGTAAAATGTAAGCTTTTCTCGGCAGACTTTACACTGGATTTTTGTTATCATAGGTGTAAATTACCACAATTTACCTAAATAAATTGTCAAAGTACAGAAAAGCAGATTCTAAAATTGAGTTTTTACACTAGAATCACTCTTAAATAACTAAAAAAGCAGGATAGCTTTCCTAATTCTACCCTGCTTTTTTATCAATTTATATTTTTAGCCCTGCTTTTCTCCAATCCTCTTTAAATCTTTCTATTCCCGCATCTGTCAACGGATGTTTTACCATCTGCATGAGCACTTTATATGGTACTGTCGCTATATGTGCCCCTAGTTTTGCTGCCTGTAAAACATGTATAGGATGTCTTACACTTGCAGTTATTATCTCTGTATCTATGTCGTAATTATTGAATATCGTAACAATATCCTCAATAATCTG
The sequence above is a segment of the Thermoanaerobacter ethanolicus JW 200 genome. Coding sequences within it:
- a CDS encoding transposase; the protein is MLHLFRENSDHLQQSLFESVNFMDSRIKAKLEKSWAPIFYKYVFCNIDEKPFSVLYSDTGRPNFPVNILLSLEYIKHLKNYSDDELIENFNFNYLINYAVGIRTLGGMNLSEKTLYDFRSRIYQYLIKHPEQEDLIFGQFLNLTRIFAKEAGISIKEQRMDSTMFMSNIKKAGRIALAFDVLYRAVKSIPEDRLSENLKEVLNPEFKTEVIHKTKPSESESRLEMLLNLCQEAKETIENIPGLGKSDAYRILTRFLSEQAYYDEKTKKLKAKDSKSIPSDSLQSAYDEDATYRKKGNKVESGYVLNLSETCSKENPFQLITDYTVEKNIKSDVELLKERLPIVKQNTECQEVYVDGGYYSEEVVQIAKENGVELHFTDLSGRKPISRISVTEYEIDEETKVITKCPRGIIPIHAGVKKGQTVAHFPKEACAMCELKNQCYCKEQKKDYVVRINLKSIEAAKQREKIECRCEEDKSKRAAIEGTNSALKRGHGLSKLRVRGLVKCRVNVGLKVLAQNFKRFARYMLERAKKAIPEIQGGGVPILAQ